The Methanobrevibacter boviskoreani JH1 genomic sequence TGGCATATACTAAGCTTCAAAATAGATTTGGTGTGGATAAAGATGAGATTATTAATACATCATGTGTTTTTATTGCATCTATAGCAGCTATTCAAAACAAGAAATTTGAAGCAAGGCATGAAAAGAATTTAATCCCAGCAGAAGGGTTTTTAAAAGATTATATTGGAATTCTTAACGAATATTATTCCAGTATAGACTTTTCCATTAATGCTAAAGAGGAATTTTATATAAAGCAGAAACAGCTCTTCCATATAATAGCTCTTATTAATGAATTAATTAATCTATCCATTAATTCAACTTTTAAAGAAGATTCAAATAGGAAAATAAGCTTCAGTCTTGAAAAAAATCAAGAAGAATGCACTTTAAAATATTCGGATTATGGATTTGGCATTCGGGATATTATTTCAAAGTCAAATATGAGAAGTGTCCTGTTTGAACAACTAGTAAAACAGATAGAAGGGAAATTAAATTATTCCAATGACAATGCAGAAATTACCATTAATTTCCCATACTTACAATAAAATATACTTATTTTTTTATTTTTTGTAATAATCTTTGTATAATAAATTTAAAAAACTAAGGAATTTTAATTTTCTAAATTAAAAATGAGTCGGCTTTTATCAGTTGAATTTTTATAGTTTCAGTTTTGTTAAAATTTTTTTAAATTTAATTCTTACTTTTGTATAATTTGATATTTTTTCTTAAGATATTTGTTCATTTTTTATTTTGTTCGTAAGTTTAGGAATATTTATATTATACGGACATTATAATATTATGTACTAAAAATTATTTTTTCTTTATAAATTGAGGGGGTTTATCAAAATTGATTCTATAATTGGGGTAATACTTAAATTATAAAAATGTATTATGTCTTTAATGATATTTTATATAATCTTGGTATATTTCCTTGATTTTTCTGTTGAAAACATGGTTTAATTAAACTTTAATTTTTCAAATCC encodes the following:
- a CDS encoding sensor histidine kinase family protein, whose translation is MTDSLVSDEKRAILKKFNHDLNNNLQFILAYTKLQNRFGVDKDEIINTSCVFIASIAAIQNKKFEARHEKNLIPAEGFLKDYIGILNEYYSSIDFSINAKEEFYIKQKQLFHIIALINELINLSINSTFKEDSNRKISFSLEKNQEECTLKYSDYGFGIRDIISKSNMRSVLFEQLVKQIEGKLNYSNDNAEITINFPYLQ